The following proteins are encoded in a genomic region of Streptomyces gobiensis:
- a CDS encoding NUDIX domain-containing protein → MSATTGSARPAADVHILVIRHGRLLLGLRAGPGYGSGRWAPPCGKLEPGEPLPAAAARELAEETGLSADPPLLRLRHVVHAVRDDGIPDTHLGFFFEAVGCPGTPHVLEPGKCLRWEWHDPARLPDDVLPYSAAGIRGAFRDPGGISLYGWD, encoded by the coding sequence ATGAGCGCCACCACGGGCAGCGCCCGTCCCGCAGCCGACGTACACATCCTGGTCATCCGGCACGGACGGCTGCTCCTCGGCCTGCGCGCCGGCCCGGGCTATGGCTCCGGCAGATGGGCGCCGCCCTGCGGCAAGCTGGAGCCCGGCGAGCCACTGCCCGCCGCGGCCGCCCGGGAGCTGGCCGAGGAGACCGGGCTCAGCGCCGACCCGCCGCTGCTGCGGCTGCGTCATGTCGTGCACGCCGTACGGGACGACGGAATCCCCGACACCCACCTCGGCTTCTTCTTCGAAGCCGTGGGCTGCCCCGGCACCCCGCACGTCCTGGAACCCGGCAAGTGTCTGCGGTGGGAGTGGCATGACCCGGCGCGGCTGCCGGACGATGTGCTGCCGTACTCGGCCGCCGGGATCCGCGGAGCGTTCCGCGACCCCGGCGGCATCAGCCTCTACGGCTGGGACTAG
- a CDS encoding PucR family transcriptional regulator, with protein MKRDGIPSTYLGDYPRLLAEVSTTGRLPRRPELDALRELGERAAESGYGLRQLVRLYLGETRKRWGTLPGVTKSAGASERARTGDAVLAAVDAAISALGEGHERAQRLAVRQEEAERREFVDDLLYGRSDLGRLAERAQRFGLRLAYAHSVAVATGTEKYDDVHPTVRRIERELLGRFGERDVLLATKDGQLVCIAASSDRPVLDVFAGLAETPGAGYPAARRVAIGREHTGAGGVVRSYEEALGALDIADQLGLDPIRLTASELLVFPVLLRDRGAMADLVRTVLGPLTQARGGAEPLLRTLAECAAAGYVNAEAARRLGVSVRTLSYRLERIRTLTGYDPGDALQRYTLETAAMGARLLGWPTREL; from the coding sequence GTGAAACGCGACGGCATACCCAGCACCTACCTGGGTGACTACCCCCGGCTCCTCGCCGAGGTATCCACCACCGGGCGGCTGCCCCGGCGGCCAGAGCTGGATGCCCTGCGAGAGCTGGGTGAGCGCGCCGCCGAGTCCGGCTATGGACTGCGGCAGCTCGTCCGCCTCTATCTGGGCGAGACCCGCAAGCGCTGGGGCACACTGCCCGGCGTGACCAAGTCGGCCGGCGCGAGTGAGCGGGCCCGTACCGGGGACGCCGTTCTCGCCGCCGTGGACGCCGCCATCAGCGCGCTGGGCGAGGGCCATGAGCGGGCCCAGCGGCTGGCGGTGCGGCAGGAAGAGGCCGAGCGCCGCGAATTCGTCGATGACCTCCTCTACGGGCGCAGCGACCTGGGGCGGCTCGCCGAGCGCGCCCAGCGCTTCGGGCTGCGGCTGGCCTACGCCCACAGCGTGGCAGTGGCCACCGGCACGGAGAAGTACGACGATGTCCACCCCACGGTCCGCCGGATCGAACGCGAGCTGCTGGGCCGGTTCGGGGAGCGCGATGTTCTGCTGGCCACCAAGGACGGCCAGCTCGTCTGCATCGCCGCCAGCAGTGACCGGCCGGTGCTGGACGTCTTCGCCGGCCTCGCCGAGACTCCCGGGGCCGGTTATCCGGCCGCCCGGCGGGTCGCGATCGGCCGGGAGCACACCGGAGCCGGCGGGGTGGTGCGCAGCTACGAGGAGGCCCTGGGCGCCCTCGATATCGCCGACCAGCTCGGTCTGGACCCCATCCGGCTGACCGCCTCCGAACTGCTGGTTTTTCCCGTGCTGTTGCGTGACCGGGGTGCGATGGCGGATCTCGTACGGACCGTACTGGGCCCGCTGACGCAGGCGCGCGGCGGCGCGGAGCCGCTGCTGCGGACGCTGGCCGAGTGCGCGGCGGCGGGCTATGTGAACGCGGAGGCGGCGCGGCGGCTGGGCGTGAGCGTACGTACGCTCTCCTACCGGCTGGAGCGTATTCGCACGCTGACCGGCTACGACCCGGGCGACGCGCTTCAGCGGTACACGCTGGAGACCGCGGCGATGGGGGCCCGGCTGCTCGGCTGGCCAACGCGGGAACTGTAG
- a CDS encoding YqiJ family protein, whose product MGEFMDAALAFPAVLFTFALVVVIAYWLLVLVGGAGVDALDGGEGVDSSVSPDTGGAGFTGAFAAFGLGGVPVTIVLSLLTAIAWFVSLAGAVLFDNILLRMVLLPVALVAAWSTTWVLVRPLRRLAPVERGISRTDFVGRVCVIRTGRVAPDFGQAEVAAEDGSTAIIQVRTEDSDVAGSLTSGSSALIFDYDAEGEFFRVAPYDSALDPGQPMP is encoded by the coding sequence ATGGGTGAGTTCATGGACGCCGCGCTGGCGTTCCCAGCCGTCCTGTTCACCTTCGCGCTCGTCGTGGTGATCGCCTACTGGCTGCTTGTGCTGGTAGGCGGTGCGGGAGTCGATGCCCTCGACGGGGGTGAGGGCGTCGACTCCAGTGTGTCTCCGGATACCGGCGGCGCCGGGTTCACCGGCGCCTTCGCGGCCTTCGGGCTCGGCGGGGTGCCGGTCACCATCGTGCTCTCGCTGCTGACGGCGATTGCCTGGTTCGTGTCATTGGCCGGTGCCGTGCTGTTCGACAACATCCTGCTGCGGATGGTGCTGCTGCCGGTGGCACTGGTAGCCGCCTGGTCCACCACCTGGGTGCTGGTGCGGCCGCTGCGCCGACTCGCCCCGGTCGAGCGGGGCATCTCGCGTACCGACTTCGTCGGGCGGGTGTGCGTGATCCGTACCGGCCGGGTCGCACCGGACTTCGGGCAGGCCGAAGTCGCCGCCGAGGACGGCTCAACGGCGATCATCCAGGTCCGTACGGAGGACAGCGATGTTGCCGGTAGCCTCACATCTGGCAGTAGCGCACTGATCTTTGACTATGACGCCGAGGGCGAGTTCTTCCGGGTTGCGCCGTACGACTCCGCGCTGGATCCGGGCCAGCCAATGCCGTAG
- a CDS encoding DNA repair ATPase, translating into MSAAATELARRAQALNARRMEAFGGSELELIGNDRIRTEHNCVPRDIVQVGGLMLFGYNVHFGLKQTTDIHDVFTLHRYREADSRFEEVGPSALPGLLDDARFQRDFTELYRYYREAELLQLRRTGSLLLAVFQTGERITDIRVLRWRIAPDGTPEYIDAKGERDHTFPPAHDFEWVQTGREDHVLGRHPHISVQGKLFVETVGGTLTIKIEDNTETGAGIYSEPVDEPLQSLADAEVAYARVGPLILLRILPYNETAHRYLVFNERSKEVVRLDGIGLSCQRLPEDQGIIFPGGYYLTTAPAGAAARTFDTDTTDLEFESVVRSPNGEDVLYVFHARAEGRTLLLPYNLIRKEVATPIPSHGYSLFEDGTMAVFRAASDEPTRVHPMQLWQTPYVSDAHAATQPEGEGPLARIGNAELVRGVSDALSVARMADEMAPGGAVFEAIVTACARVADTYYWLDTDGLEGLHEPLESLCATAEQVIDEYERVEELRGQAVAAVDTAATEVTALVRRARGEAPGGATAWVGLLTELRRAQGRVESLREVRYVDLDRVAGLGEELTESLAATGRRAVAFLSREDAFDDTRTAVEELTSRAAEAATVADAAPLGEQIGEQAEGLQTVTDVVGGLDIADATVRTSLLARIGEVMGAVNRARAVLDGRRRELLESEGRAEFAAEFALLGQAVAGALAASATPEECDEQLGRLLLQLENLESRFGTFDDFLTQLTEQREEIYETFSARKQAQLDERARHAERLVESAERILSTITRRSATLASQDEVNAYFATDPLVARVRSTAAELKQIGDTVRSEELDGRIKAARQEAARALRDRADLYDAEGTVRFGRHRFGVNTQPIDLTLVPQDGALAFAVTGTDYRAPVRDTDFAATRDFWDQPLVSESPDVYRAEHLAATVLAGTDTAALREAAASDGGLLALVRETAEAAYDEGYDRGVHDHDATVILGALLDLREEADLLRFTPEVRAAAQLFWAYGTEETARAAWTTRAQSLARARRAFGPGPAVERLAGELSSAARDFLTTVGLPADDAIGTYLIEELAAGGPRFATSAAARELLADFRAALGGPQSPEAKEFTEDLQALGDDLPARHQLALAWLTSYAESRSTGTTDLPEAAAIELCGDALTRRDVAAPLHTTLTGLLGAHPRVNGGELPLRLDEFLARTDRFRTHRVPAHRAYTRERNALLAAERDRLRLDAFKPQVMSAFVRNRLIDEVYLPLIGDNLAKQLGTAGNDRRTDSQGLLLLLSPPGYGKTTLMEYIAARLGLVFVKVDGPALGHRTTSLDPVAAPDAAARREVEKINFALEMGNNVFLYLDDIQHTSPELLQKFIPLCDAQRRIDGVSSADGEPRTYDLRGKRFAVCMAGNPFTETGARFRIPDMLANRADVWNLGDVLSGKEAVFALSHIENALTSNPALAPLAARERGDIDLLVRLAAGDESAQPDRLAHPYTPADLEQILSVLRKLLHIQQTVLKVNAAYIASATMDDATRTEPPFRLQGSYRNTNKLTERIVPVMNDDELEALIDDHYLAEAQTLTTGAEANLLKLAELRGRMTEEQATRWAEVKRTFRG; encoded by the coding sequence ATGTCCGCCGCCGCCACCGAGCTGGCCCGCAGAGCACAGGCGCTCAACGCCCGCCGCATGGAGGCGTTCGGCGGCAGCGAGCTGGAACTCATCGGCAACGACCGCATCCGCACCGAACACAACTGCGTACCACGCGACATCGTCCAGGTCGGCGGCCTGATGCTGTTCGGCTACAACGTGCACTTCGGCCTCAAGCAGACCACCGACATCCACGACGTCTTCACCCTGCACCGCTACCGCGAAGCCGACAGCCGCTTCGAAGAGGTCGGCCCCTCCGCGCTCCCCGGCCTGCTCGACGACGCCCGCTTCCAGCGGGACTTCACCGAGCTCTACCGCTACTACCGCGAGGCCGAGCTCCTTCAGCTCCGCCGCACCGGCTCCCTCCTCCTCGCCGTCTTCCAGACCGGCGAGCGGATCACCGACATCCGGGTGCTGCGCTGGCGTATCGCCCCCGACGGCACCCCGGAGTACATCGACGCCAAGGGCGAGCGCGACCACACCTTCCCGCCCGCCCATGACTTCGAGTGGGTCCAGACCGGCCGCGAGGACCATGTCCTCGGCCGCCATCCCCACATCTCCGTCCAGGGCAAGCTCTTCGTCGAAACCGTCGGCGGCACCCTCACCATCAAGATCGAGGACAACACCGAGACCGGCGCGGGCATTTACTCCGAGCCGGTCGACGAGCCCCTGCAGTCGCTCGCCGACGCCGAGGTCGCCTACGCCCGCGTAGGCCCCCTCATCCTCCTGCGGATCCTCCCCTACAACGAGACCGCGCACCGCTACCTCGTCTTCAACGAGCGTTCCAAGGAGGTCGTACGGCTGGACGGCATCGGGCTGTCCTGCCAGCGGCTCCCCGAGGACCAGGGCATCATCTTCCCCGGCGGCTACTACCTCACCACCGCCCCCGCGGGCGCCGCCGCCCGGACCTTCGACACCGACACCACGGACCTCGAGTTTGAGAGCGTCGTACGCTCCCCGAACGGCGAGGACGTGCTCTACGTCTTCCACGCCCGCGCCGAGGGCCGCACCCTGCTGCTGCCCTACAACCTCATCCGTAAGGAAGTCGCCACCCCGATCCCCTCGCACGGCTACTCGCTCTTCGAGGACGGCACCATGGCCGTCTTCCGGGCGGCGAGCGATGAGCCCACCCGGGTCCACCCCATGCAGCTGTGGCAGACCCCCTACGTCTCCGACGCACACGCCGCCACCCAGCCCGAAGGCGAGGGCCCGCTGGCCCGGATCGGCAACGCCGAGCTGGTACGCGGCGTCTCGGACGCCCTCTCGGTGGCCCGGATGGCCGATGAGATGGCGCCCGGCGGCGCCGTCTTCGAGGCGATCGTCACCGCCTGCGCCCGGGTCGCCGACACCTACTACTGGCTGGACACCGACGGGCTCGAAGGCCTGCATGAGCCACTGGAGTCGCTGTGTGCCACCGCCGAGCAGGTCATCGATGAGTACGAGCGGGTCGAGGAACTGCGCGGCCAAGCCGTCGCCGCCGTCGACACGGCGGCCACCGAGGTCACCGCGCTGGTGCGCCGCGCCCGTGGCGAGGCACCCGGCGGCGCCACCGCCTGGGTGGGACTGCTGACCGAACTCCGCCGCGCCCAGGGCAGGGTGGAGTCGCTGCGCGAAGTGCGCTACGTCGACCTGGACCGGGTGGCGGGTCTGGGGGAGGAGCTCACCGAGTCGCTGGCCGCCACCGGGCGCCGGGCCGTCGCCTTCCTCTCCCGCGAGGACGCCTTCGACGACACCCGTACCGCTGTTGAGGAGCTGACGTCCCGCGCGGCCGAGGCCGCCACCGTCGCCGACGCCGCCCCGCTCGGCGAGCAGATCGGCGAACAGGCGGAAGGCCTGCAGACCGTCACCGATGTGGTCGGCGGTCTGGACATCGCCGACGCCACGGTCCGTACGAGCCTGCTGGCCCGCATCGGTGAGGTCATGGGCGCCGTCAACCGGGCACGCGCCGTGCTCGACGGACGGCGCCGGGAACTCCTGGAGAGCGAGGGCCGCGCGGAGTTCGCCGCCGAGTTCGCCCTGCTCGGCCAGGCGGTCGCGGGCGCCCTGGCCGCCTCCGCCACACCCGAGGAGTGCGACGAACAGCTGGGCCGCCTCCTCCTCCAGCTGGAGAACCTCGAATCCCGCTTCGGCACCTTCGACGACTTCCTCACCCAGCTCACCGAGCAGCGCGAGGAGATCTACGAGACCTTCTCCGCGCGCAAACAAGCCCAGCTGGACGAACGCGCCCGCCACGCCGAGCGGCTTGTCGAATCAGCCGAGCGCATCCTGTCCACGATCACCCGCCGCTCCGCCACGCTCGCCTCCCAGGACGAGGTCAACGCCTACTTCGCCACCGACCCGCTGGTCGCCCGGGTCCGTTCGACCGCGGCTGAGCTGAAGCAGATCGGCGACACGGTCCGCTCGGAGGAGCTGGACGGCCGCATCAAGGCCGCACGCCAGGAGGCCGCCCGGGCACTGCGCGACCGCGCGGACCTCTACGACGCCGAGGGCACCGTACGCTTCGGCCGCCACCGCTTCGGCGTGAACACCCAGCCGATCGACCTCACCCTCGTACCCCAGGACGGCGCCCTGGCCTTCGCGGTGACGGGCACGGACTACCGCGCCCCGGTCCGCGACACCGACTTCGCCGCCACCCGCGACTTCTGGGACCAGCCACTGGTCTCCGAGTCCCCCGACGTCTACCGCGCCGAGCACCTCGCGGCGACGGTCCTCGCCGGTACGGACACCGCCGCCCTGCGCGAGGCCGCCGCGTCGGACGGCGGGCTGCTGGCCCTCGTCCGGGAAACCGCCGAGGCCGCCTACGACGAGGGCTACGACCGCGGCGTTCACGACCACGACGCGACAGTGATCCTGGGCGCGCTGCTGGACCTGCGCGAAGAGGCGGACCTCCTGCGCTTCACCCCCGAAGTACGAGCAGCCGCCCAGCTCTTCTGGGCCTACGGCACCGAGGAAACCGCCCGGGCCGCCTGGACGACCCGCGCCCAGTCACTGGCCCGCGCCCGCCGCGCCTTCGGCCCCGGCCCCGCCGTGGAACGCCTCGCCGGTGAACTGTCCAGCGCCGCCCGTGACTTCCTCACCACCGTCGGCCTGCCAGCCGACGACGCCATCGGTACCTACCTCATCGAGGAACTGGCCGCGGGCGGACCGCGCTTCGCCACCAGCGCCGCCGCCCGGGAACTGCTTGCCGACTTCCGGGCCGCCCTTGGCGGCCCCCAGTCTCCCGAAGCCAAGGAGTTCACCGAAGACCTCCAGGCACTCGGCGACGACCTCCCCGCCCGCCACCAGCTCGCTCTGGCCTGGCTGACCTCCTACGCCGAGTCCCGCTCCACCGGGACCACCGACCTCCCAGAAGCCGCCGCCATCGAGCTGTGCGGCGACGCGCTCACCCGCCGCGACGTCGCAGCGCCGCTGCACACCACCCTCACCGGACTCCTGGGCGCCCACCCCCGCGTCAACGGCGGCGAACTTCCACTCCGCCTTGATGAGTTCCTGGCCCGCACCGACCGCTTCCGTACGCACCGGGTCCCCGCACACCGCGCGTACACCCGGGAGCGCAACGCCCTGCTCGCCGCCGAACGGGACCGGCTGCGCCTGGACGCCTTCAAGCCGCAGGTCATGTCGGCCTTCGTCCGCAACCGCCTCATCGATGAGGTTTATCTCCCCCTCATCGGCGACAACCTGGCCAAACAGCTCGGCACCGCGGGGAACGACCGCCGCACCGACAGCCAGGGCCTGCTTCTGCTGCTCTCCCCGCCCGGCTACGGCAAAACAACACTCATGGAGTACATCGCCGCCCGTCTCGGCCTGGTCTTCGTCAAGGTCGACGGCCCGGCACTGGGCCACCGCACCACGTCACTCGACCCGGTCGCGGCCCCGGACGCGGCGGCCCGCCGTGAGGTGGAGAAGATCAACTTCGCCCTGGAAATGGGCAACAACGTCTTCCTCTACCTGGACGACATCCAGCACACCTCCCCGGAACTCCTGCAGAAGTTCATCCCGCTCTGCGACGCCCAGCGCCGCATCGACGGCGTCAGCTCGGCTGACGGCGAGCCGCGCACCTACGACCTGCGCGGCAAGCGCTTCGCGGTCTGCATGGCGGGCAACCCGTTCACCGAGACCGGCGCCCGCTTCCGTATCCCCGACATGCTCGCCAACCGCGCCGACGTCTGGAACCTCGGCGACGTACTCTCCGGCAAGGAAGCGGTCTTCGCCCTCAGCCACATCGAGAACGCCCTCACCTCCAACCCGGCCCTCGCCCCGCTGGCCGCCCGCGAACGCGGTGACATCGACCTCCTGGTCCGCCTGGCGGCCGGGGATGAATCCGCCCAGCCCGACCGTCTGGCCCACCCCTACACCCCGGCCGACCTGGAGCAGATCCTCTCCGTCCTCCGCAAACTCCTCCACATCCAGCAGACGGTCCTCAAGGTCAACGCCGCCTATATCGCCTCCGCCACGATGGACGACGCGACCCGCACCGAGCCGCCCTTCCGCCTCCAGGGCTCGTACCGCAATACGAACAAGCTCACCGAACGCATCGTCCCGGTGATGAACGACGATGAGCTGGAAGCCCTCATCGACGATCACTACCTGGCCGAAGCCCAGACGCTCACCACCGGCGCCGAGGCCAACCTGCTCAAACTCGCCGAGCTGCGCGGCCGGATGACCGAGGAGCAGGCCACCCGCTGGGCGGAGGTCAAGCGCACCTTCCGTGGCTAG
- a CDS encoding MAB_1171c family putative transporter: protein MFDILAYLVAGVLLLQAAWRLPSALRGEGRRRTLWGFFAAFACAWLLKTEYIDALVERSGINDLSSLLKHVIAIAGICSLLTYLTSVYGTEAAGDGEQPRHVRVTHGVAQVARRAALATVLLMTGLFFFAIDRSEPTEHFITGHAGDVGMAVYMSVLYLYMGAAATVAAYQWGGAARRATRRLLRTGLAMMSAAMVLAVLYAVLRTVYLGIVTVTPTTQEFDDLQETVTESLQLFLFPLLALGATAPASQAAVNRWRAYRALAALYPMWRDLALAVPDQILDRPRQLLPGRAWTAPINKALNLVARGAPPQVRLARCVTEIRDVIRDLRYYAPADLLTRTLADAGGDQVTAEAHWIKAALALKASGRPPLPSPVDFTSGAGDELADEVPWLIEVTSVYRATTAERVADLTGALTDAPTDTTPASA, encoded by the coding sequence GTGTTCGACATACTCGCCTACCTGGTGGCCGGGGTGCTGCTGCTCCAGGCCGCCTGGCGGCTGCCCTCCGCGCTCCGGGGAGAGGGCCGACGCCGCACACTCTGGGGGTTCTTCGCGGCCTTCGCCTGTGCCTGGCTGCTCAAGACCGAGTACATCGACGCCTTGGTCGAGCGCAGCGGCATCAACGACCTGTCGTCCCTGCTCAAGCACGTCATCGCCATTGCTGGGATCTGCTCGCTGCTGACGTATCTGACCTCCGTGTACGGCACCGAAGCGGCCGGGGACGGGGAGCAGCCCCGGCACGTCCGGGTCACCCACGGGGTCGCCCAGGTGGCGAGGAGGGCGGCGCTGGCCACCGTCCTGCTCATGACGGGGCTCTTCTTCTTCGCCATCGACCGCAGCGAGCCCACCGAGCACTTCATCACCGGCCATGCCGGTGATGTGGGCATGGCCGTCTATATGAGCGTCCTCTATCTGTATATGGGCGCCGCCGCCACGGTCGCCGCCTACCAGTGGGGCGGCGCCGCCCGCCGGGCCACGCGCCGACTGCTCCGTACCGGGCTGGCGATGATGTCGGCCGCCATGGTCCTCGCCGTGCTCTACGCCGTCCTGCGCACGGTCTACCTCGGCATCGTCACCGTCACCCCGACAACCCAGGAGTTCGACGACCTTCAGGAGACGGTCACCGAGTCCCTGCAGCTGTTCCTGTTCCCGCTTCTCGCGCTCGGCGCCACCGCTCCCGCGAGCCAGGCGGCCGTGAACCGCTGGCGGGCGTACCGGGCGCTGGCCGCCCTGTACCCGATGTGGCGCGACCTCGCGCTGGCCGTACCCGACCAGATCCTCGACCGGCCCCGGCAGCTCCTCCCGGGGCGGGCCTGGACCGCCCCCATCAACAAGGCGCTGAACCTGGTCGCCCGCGGTGCGCCCCCACAGGTACGGCTGGCCCGCTGTGTCACCGAAATCCGCGATGTCATCCGCGACCTGCGCTACTACGCCCCGGCCGATCTCCTCACCCGGACCCTCGCGGACGCCGGGGGCGACCAGGTGACCGCCGAGGCCCACTGGATCAAGGCAGCCCTCGCGCTCAAGGCGTCCGGCAGGCCCCCGCTGCCGTCCCCGGTCGACTTCACGTCCGGGGCCGGTGACGAGCTGGCCGACGAAGTGCCGTGGCTGATCGAGGTGACGTCCGTCTACCGCGCCACCACCGCCGAGCGCGTCGCTGACCTGACCGGCGCCCTGACCGACGCCCCGACCGACACGACCCCGGCATCCGCATGA
- a CDS encoding toxin has translation MRRPRRHGHRTTSRGLRRECRRHLAEMPLPDPFSLPAFVRAIEEIRGRRILLLEMPDFLTSHDSACGLWVKLSAPAVDLVFYVKGTTAYHQEKIVLHELAHVWCDDGNAFDIDQFGAMFPLFGPKLVKKLVGNAQVRGRTSYDTRPERRAEILADLIHHAGQGLTGRTDDALGRLEDSLSRPVARRRR, from the coding sequence ATGAGGCGACCCCGCCGCCATGGGCACCGCACAACGAGCCGCGGCCTGCGCAGGGAGTGCCGACGGCACCTGGCAGAGATGCCGCTGCCCGACCCGTTCAGCCTGCCCGCCTTTGTCCGGGCCATCGAGGAGATCCGCGGCCGGCGCATCCTGTTGCTGGAGATGCCGGACTTCCTCACCAGCCATGACTCCGCATGCGGGCTGTGGGTGAAGCTCTCCGCTCCCGCGGTCGACCTGGTCTTCTATGTGAAGGGCACCACCGCCTACCACCAAGAGAAGATCGTTCTGCATGAGCTCGCACATGTGTGGTGCGACGACGGGAACGCCTTCGACATCGACCAGTTCGGCGCGATGTTCCCGCTGTTCGGCCCCAAGCTGGTCAAGAAGCTGGTCGGCAACGCCCAGGTGAGGGGCCGCACCAGCTACGACACCCGTCCGGAGCGCCGTGCCGAGATACTGGCCGACCTGATCCACCATGCCGGCCAGGGCCTGACGGGCCGTACGGACGACGCCCTGGGCCGTCTTGAGGACAGCCTGTCGCGTCCCGTCGCCAGACGGCGCAGATAA
- a CDS encoding flotillin family protein, with the protein MDAISAGLGVIVAVVLLIGLALLFMISKLFRKVPQGKALIVSKMRNVHVTFTGMVVLPVLHKAEVMDISVKTIDIERTGHDGLICQDNIRADIRISFFVRVNKTKDDVVKVAQAIGTERASDRTTLQELFNAKFSEALKTVGKQLDFSDLYTKRDEFRDRIIAVIGTDLNGYSLEDAAIDYLEQTPLSRLDKDNILDAQGIRKITELTAIEHIATNEFQRNEEKEITRQNVDAREAVLELERRQADAEIKQQREIDTVRAREEAETARVQAEERLRAHTAHIKTEEQLGIQNENREREVAVAKLNRERVEAIEQERIEKDRLLEVIARERETELRRIAANKELEAEKRDIADVIRERIAVEKTVAQQEEEIKKLRTVEEAERERQALIIAAEAQAQERLVKDIKAAEATEQASHHKAAEQLTMAEARRKAADLDAQAAMRLAEGRQAEQAASGLAEAEVKERMAGALAKTAAAEAEAARGMGLAEAESMREKLKAEAEGLTEKATAMAALDEASREHEEYRLRLEAEKEVRIAGIDVHRQIAESQATLVAAGLENAKIDIVGGDSVFFDRLVNSISAGKSVDAFVDRSESVQAMAGPWLDKENSSFTGDLAGMVAGLGASGMRDLTLSGLLTRLIAAGGPNSAQLTSLLDAVRGTPAAELPLSALNGTVPTQK; encoded by the coding sequence ATGGATGCCATTTCCGCGGGCCTCGGCGTGATTGTCGCTGTCGTCCTGCTCATAGGGCTTGCCCTGCTCTTTATGATCAGCAAGCTTTTCCGGAAGGTCCCGCAGGGCAAGGCGCTGATCGTCTCGAAAATGCGCAACGTCCATGTGACCTTCACGGGCATGGTGGTGCTGCCAGTGCTGCACAAGGCCGAGGTGATGGACATCTCGGTGAAGACCATCGACATTGAGCGCACCGGGCACGACGGTCTGATCTGCCAGGACAACATCCGCGCCGACATCCGGATCTCATTCTTCGTCCGGGTCAACAAGACCAAGGACGACGTCGTCAAGGTCGCCCAGGCGATCGGCACCGAGCGCGCCAGCGACCGCACCACACTGCAGGAACTGTTCAACGCGAAGTTCTCCGAGGCGCTGAAAACCGTCGGCAAGCAGCTCGACTTCTCCGACCTCTACACCAAGCGCGATGAGTTCCGGGACCGCATCATCGCCGTCATCGGCACCGACCTCAACGGCTACAGCCTTGAGGACGCGGCGATCGACTATCTGGAGCAGACGCCGCTGAGCCGGCTCGACAAGGACAACATCCTTGACGCGCAGGGCATCCGGAAGATCACCGAGCTGACCGCGATAGAGCACATCGCCACCAACGAGTTTCAGCGCAACGAGGAGAAGGAGATCACCCGGCAGAACGTCGACGCCCGGGAAGCCGTCCTCGAGCTGGAGCGCCGCCAGGCCGACGCCGAGATCAAGCAGCAGCGCGAGATCGACACCGTCCGCGCCCGCGAGGAGGCCGAAACCGCCCGCGTCCAGGCCGAGGAGCGGCTGCGCGCGCACACCGCGCACATCAAGACCGAGGAACAGCTCGGCATCCAGAACGAGAACCGCGAGCGCGAGGTCGCCGTCGCCAAGCTCAACCGTGAGCGGGTCGAGGCGATCGAGCAGGAGCGCATCGAGAAGGACCGGCTGCTGGAGGTCATCGCCCGGGAGCGGGAGACCGAGCTGCGCCGGATCGCCGCCAACAAGGAGCTTGAGGCCGAGAAGCGGGACATCGCCGATGTCATCCGCGAGCGGATCGCCGTCGAGAAGACCGTCGCGCAGCAGGAAGAGGAGATCAAGAAGCTGCGTACGGTCGAGGAGGCCGAGCGCGAGCGTCAGGCCCTGATCATCGCTGCCGAGGCGCAGGCCCAGGAGCGGCTGGTCAAGGACATCAAGGCCGCCGAGGCCACCGAGCAGGCCTCGCACCACAAGGCAGCGGAGCAGCTGACCATGGCCGAGGCGCGGCGCAAGGCAGCCGACCTCGACGCGCAGGCCGCGATGCGTCTCGCCGAGGGCAGGCAGGCCGAGCAGGCCGCGTCCGGCCTCGCCGAGGCCGAGGTCAAGGAGCGGATGGCGGGCGCCCTCGCCAAGACGGCCGCCGCCGAGGCGGAGGCGGCGAGGGGCATGGGTCTGGCCGAGGCCGAGTCGATGCGCGAGAAGCTGAAGGCCGAGGCCGAGGGGCTGACCGAGAAGGCCACCGCGATGGCCGCGCTGGACGAGGCCAGCCGGGAGCACGAGGAGTACCGGCTGCGGCTGGAGGCGGAGAAGGAGGTCCGTATCGCGGGCATCGACGTCCACCGGCAGATCGCCGAGTCCCAGGCGACGCTCGTTGCCGCCGGACTGGAGAACGCCAAGATCGACATCGTCGGCGGCGACTCCGTCTTCTTTGACCGGCTGGTCAACTCCATTTCGGCGGGCAAGAGCGTCGACGCGTTTGTCGACCGCAGCGAGTCGGTGCAGGCGATGGCCGGTCCGTGGCTGGACAAGGAGAACTCCTCCTTCACCGGTGACCTCGCCGGTATGGTCGCCGGGCTCGGCGCGAGCGGTATGCGTGACCTGACCCTGTCCGGTCTCCTCACCCGGCTGATCGCCGCGGGCGGCCCCAACTCCGCCCAGCTGACCTCCCTGCTGGACGCCGTCCGCGGCACCCCCGCAGCGGAGCTGCCCCTGTCCGCCCTGAACGGCACCGTGCCGACCCAGAAGTAG